The Caballeronia sp. TF1N1 genome includes a window with the following:
- a CDS encoding Crp/Fnr family transcriptional regulator — MLSLQSDLHGNHLLGALPAQEWQAIAPHLELVQLRTEQLLCDSGQRIHHVYFPTTAIVSLLHTMEDGGSVEVAAVGREGMTGVPVLTGGDTMPTRVQVQCAGFAYRMSAGALREHFGKSDFLRRVMLLYMQALLTQVAQTAACNRHHSLSKQLCRWLLIQTDRTPSDQLRVTQQMIADMLGVRREGVTEAAGKLHDAGLIHHSRGCIKVLDRAGLEERACECYGIVKREFERMLPRTRQAEALV, encoded by the coding sequence ATGTTGAGCCTTCAATCAGACCTGCACGGCAACCATTTGTTGGGCGCGCTTCCGGCGCAAGAATGGCAAGCAATCGCTCCTCATCTCGAACTCGTCCAGTTGCGCACGGAGCAGTTGCTTTGCGATTCCGGACAACGCATTCACCACGTGTACTTCCCGACCACGGCTATCGTCTCGCTTCTGCATACGATGGAAGACGGCGGCTCGGTGGAAGTCGCGGCAGTGGGCCGTGAAGGCATGACGGGTGTTCCGGTGCTCACGGGCGGCGACACCATGCCGACGCGCGTTCAAGTGCAGTGCGCGGGTTTTGCGTATCGCATGAGCGCGGGCGCCTTGCGTGAACACTTCGGCAAGTCGGACTTTCTGCGTCGTGTGATGCTGCTGTATATGCAAGCCCTGCTGACGCAAGTCGCGCAAACGGCCGCTTGCAATCGTCACCATTCGCTCTCGAAGCAACTGTGCCGCTGGCTCCTGATTCAAACGGACCGCACCCCGTCGGATCAACTGCGGGTGACGCAGCAAATGATCGCGGACATGCTCGGCGTGCGTCGCGAAGGCGTGACGGAAGCCGCAGGCAAGCTGCACGACGCGGGTCTGATCCACCACAGCCGTGGCTGTATCAAGGTGCTCGACCGCGCCGGTCTGGAAGAGCGTGCGTGCGAATGCTACGGCATCGTCAAGCGTGAGTTCGAACGCATGCTGCCGCGCACGCGTCAAGCCGAGGCGCTTGTCTAA
- a CDS encoding flagellar transcriptional regulator FlhD, with protein sequence MTHDSQTLDSIRELNLSYLLLAQRVLTDDRDAAQAHLGLSAEMAQTLTQLSPDQTVRLASSSQLLCFFRLGGDALLTGLASLTERAQSASAASNASLLVA encoded by the coding sequence ATGACGCACGACAGCCAAACCCTCGATTCGATTCGTGAATTGAACCTGTCTTATCTGCTGCTTGCGCAGCGTGTGCTGACCGACGACCGGGACGCGGCGCAGGCTCATCTCGGCCTGTCCGCCGAAATGGCTCAAACGCTGACGCAGTTGTCGCCCGATCAGACAGTGCGGCTGGCTTCGTCGTCGCAACTGCTGTGCTTCTTCCGCCTTGGCGGCGATGCGCTGCTCACAGGCCTCGCCAGTCTCACGGAACGCGCGCAAAGCGCTTCTGCCGCATCCAACGCATCGCTTCTGGTGGCCTGA